A genomic stretch from Oncorhynchus gorbuscha isolate QuinsamMale2020 ecotype Even-year linkage group LG20, OgorEven_v1.0, whole genome shotgun sequence includes:
- the LOC124007233 gene encoding ectoderm-neural cortex protein 1: MKMSVCVHENRKSRASTGSMNIYLFHKSSYADSVLMHLNTLRQQRLFTDVLLHAGSRSFPCHRAVLAACSRYFEAMFSGGLKESQASEVDFRDSIHPEVLELLLDYAYTSRVVINEENAESLLEAGDMLEFQDIRDACAEFLERNLHPSNCLGMLLLSDAHQCTKLSELSWGMCLSNFPTICKTEDFLQLPKDMVVQLLSHEELETEDERLVYEAALNWVNYDLERRHCNLPELLQTVRLALLPAIFLMENVSTEELINDQLKSKELVDEAIHCKLKILQNDGVVKSPCARPRKTSHALFLLGGQTFMCDKLYLVDQKAKEIIPKADIPSPRKEFSACAIGCNVYVTGGRGSENGVSKDVWVYDTLHEEWSKAAPMLIARFGHGSAELKHCLYVVGGHTAGTGCLPASPSVSLKQVEQFDPGANKWTMVAPLREGVSNAAVVSVKLKLFAFGGTSVTHDKLPKVQCYDPQENRWTVPASCPQPWRYTAAAVLGNQIFVMGGDTEFSACSAYKFSSDTYQWTKVGDVTAKRMSCQAVASGNKLYVVGGYFGTQRCKTLDCYDPTLDAWNSITTVPYSLIPTAFVSTWKHLPA, translated from the exons ATGAAAATGTCTGTCTGCGTCCACGAGAACCGCAAGTCGCGTGCCAGCACCGGCTCCATGAACATCTACCTGTTCCACAAGTCATCATATGCCGACAGCGTCCTCATGCACCTGAACACGCTGCGGCAACAGCGTCTCTTCACCGACGTCCTCCTCCATGCCGGGAGTCGCTCCTTCCCCTGCCACCGTGCTGTGCTGGCTGCCTGCAGCCGCTACTTTGAG GCCATGTTCTCTGGCGGGCTGAAGGAGAGCCAGGCCAGCGAGGTGGACTTCAGGGACTCTATCCACCCGGAGGTCCTGGAGCTCTTATTAGACTATGCTTACACATCCCGGGTTGTCATCAATGAGGAGAATGCAGAGTCCCTCCTTGAGGCCGGGGACATGCTGGAGTTCCAGGACATTCGAGACGCCTGCGCCGAGTTCCTGGAGAGGAACCTGCACCCGTCCAACTGCCTGGGCATGCTGCTGCTTTCCGACGCCCACCAGTGTACGAAGCTGTCTGAGCTCTCCTGGGGCATGTGCCTCAGCAACTTTCCCACCATCTGCAAGACAGAGGATTTCCTCCAGCTTCCCAAAGACATGGTGGTGCAGCTCCTGTCCCACGAGGAACTGGAGACAGAGGATGAGAGGCTGGTTTACGAGGCTGCCCTCAACTGGGTCAACTACGACTTGGAGAGGAGGCACTGCAACCTGCCTGAACTGCTGCAGACCGTCCGCCTGGCTCTACTCCCTGCCATCTTCCTCATGGAGAATGTGTCCACAGAGGAGCTGATCAATGACCAGTTGAAGAGCAAGGAGCTGGTGGATGAGGCTATCCACTGCAAGCTGAAGATCCTTCAGAACGATGGTGTGGTGAAAAGCCCCTGCGCCCGGCCCAGGAAGACCAGCCACGCCCTGTTCCTGCTGGGAGGACAGACCTTTATGTGTGACAAGCTGTACCTGGTGGACCAGAAGGCCAAGGAGATCATCCCCAAGGCAGACATCCCCAGCCCGAGGAAGGAGTTCAGCGCCTGCGCCATCGGCTGTAATGTCTATGTGACTGGCGGGAGGGGCTCAGAGAACGGTGTGTCCAAAGACGTGTGGGTCTACGACACCTTGCACGAGGAGTGGTCCAAGGCGGCGCCCATGCTCATCGCTCGCTTTGGCCACGGCTCGGCCGAGCTGAAACACTGCCTCTACGTAGTTGGAGGACACACGGCCGGCACTGGCTGCCTCCCCGCCTCGCCCTCAGTGTCCCTGAAACAGGTGGAGCAGTTCGACCCCGGGGCCAATAAATGGACCATGGTGGCGCCGCTGAGGGAGGGTGTGAGCAACGCAGCGGTGGTCAGCGTAAAGCTGAAACTCTTTGCCTTCGGAGGCACCAGCGTCACCCACGACAAACTACCCAAGGTGCAGTGCTATGACCCGCAGGAGAACCGCTGGACGGTGCCCGCCTCCTGCCCACAGCCCTGGCGCTACACCGCCGCTGCTGTCCTTGGAAACCAGATATTTGTGATGGGTGGGGACACAGAGTTCTCAGCGTGTTCGGCCTATAAGTTCAGCAGCGATACGTACCAGTGGACTAAAGTGGGAGACGTGACAGCCAAGAGAATGAGCTGCCAGGCCGTGGCGTCAGGTAACAAACTGTACGTGGTGGGGGGCTACTTTGGCACGCAGCGGTGTAAGACTCTGGACTGTTATGATCCGACGCTGGACGCGTGGAACAGCATAACTACCGTACCCTACTCCCTCATCCCAACAGCCTTCGTCAGCACCTGGAAACATCTCCCTGCCTGA